The Planococcus halocryophilus nucleotide sequence TCAATTTATGAAAAAGCAAATCGTTACACTAACTGCTATTGCAGCATTAAGTGTGGGAGCAGCTACTACAGCTAGCGCTTCATCGTCATATACAGTTCAATCAGGTGACACTCTATGGGGAATTTCGCAAGATAATAACGTATCAGTAGAAAGCTTAAAAGGGTGGAACGATCTATCATCAGATTTAATCTTCCCAAACCAAGCACTCGAAATTGATGGGCAAGCAACATCAAAAACAACATCAGACAACTCAACATATACAGTAAAATCGGGTGACACATTATTTAAAATCGCAAGTGCTCACGGAATTTCAGTGGACAGCTTGATGAGCTGGAACAATGTTTCAAGTCATCTAATTTATCCTGGTGAACAATTTGTCGTTAAAGGCGGCACTGCAGCACCAGCACCAGCGAAATCTACAGCACCAGCACCAGCGCCAGCAAGTGCGCCTGCTGAAAAAGCACCAACACAGGCTTCAACGCAATCTGGTAAAACAATGACAGTTTCTGCGACAGCTTATACAGCTTATTGTGCAGGATGTTCTGGAACTACAGCGACAGGTATCGACCTTCGTGCAAATCCAAACCAAAAAGTAATCGCAGTTGATCCTACTGTTATTCC carries:
- a CDS encoding 3D domain-containing protein; protein product: MKKQIVTLTAIAALSVGAATTASASSSYTVQSGDTLWGISQDNNVSVESLKGWNDLSSDLIFPNQALEIDGQATSKTTSDNSTYTVKSGDTLFKIASAHGISVDSLMSWNNVSSHLIYPGEQFVVKGGTAAPAPAKSTAPAPAPASAPAEKAPTQASTQSGKTMTVSATAYTAYCAGCSGTTATGIDLRANPNQKVIAVDPTVIPLGSKVWVEGYGEAIAGDTGGAIKGNKIDVFIPTQGEALQWGRKNITIKVLN